The genomic interval CTGAAGGTACTTGGTTTTTGCTTCGCGCCAATCCGCGGTGTATTCCGTCAGCAAGAGTTTGTCGGCGCGCGCCATCAACTGTTCTTCACCGGGCGGCATGAACTGCCAGGCCACCACGCCCAAGAGAAGTAACAAGCAGAGTGCCAGAAACCAGATTCGTTCGTAGAACGGGCTGTTGTCTTTCTTCTTCTTTTTCTTCTTCTTTCCGAGGATCGATTTCAATTCTTCGGCCGACTGGCTACGGCCACCCACCGTGCCGGTGGCCAGAGTCTGCGCGGCCATACTGCGCTGCTCTGTCACTTTCGTCCGGACGTTTTCGATTTCACCCTGCAGGGCGAGTGCATCATAGACGCGATCGGCGGGGTCTTTCTCGAGCAATCGAAAGATCAATTCTTCGAGAAAGAGGGGACAGTCGGGGACAAGTGACGTGATTCGAGGCGGATCTTCCTGGAGATGCTGCATGAGCATCTCACCTTGATTCTCGCTCGTAAACGGTGTTTCCCCGGCGATCATCTCGAACAGGACGCAGCCCAGAGCGTACAGATCGGTCTTCTTGTCGACGGGCGGTTTGCCTCGAATCTGTTCGGGCGCCATGTAGGCGTAGGTTCCGACCGTCTTTCCGGCTGCGGTGAGGGCTGTCGCGGTCGTGTCGCGCGCGATCCCGAAGTCGGTGAGCTTGATGACATTGCCGGGGCTCATCAGCAGATTCGCGGGTTTGAGGTCGCGATGGATGACGCCCGCTTCGTGAGCGTGCTCGAGGGCCATGGCAATTTGCGTAGCGATATCGAGGGCTTCTTCCCAGGGAAGCCGCTGTTTCTTTTTGAGGTACGATTCGACGGACCCCGCCTCGACCAGTTCCATCGCGTAGAAACGCTGCGAACCAAATTTGCCCCCGCCGTAATAGCGGACAATGTTGGGATGCTGCAGCTTTTTCAGGATCGAGATTTCGCGTTCGAAGCGGCGCTGCAAAGATTCTGAGTCGGAAACGTCGGGGGAAAGAATCTTCAGAGCGACACGCGCTCCGTTCTTGGTGTAGGTCGCCCGATAGACGATTCCCATTCCGCCGACGCCGATTCGGTCCCCAACTTCAAAGGGGCCGATCATCCTCTTGGTCATGCCTGTCGATTCCTAGAGTTCAATCACTGAATCGGGAAACCCAGTTTTTTGCCCTGCCGAGCCACCGTGGACAATTGTCGGTCATGCACGTCGGAATTCGGACCACGATCGGCCACTCGGCGATTCGAGGCGCCGAAGCGGTCCCTCAAACTGAGCAAGTTCGAAGGCACAAACGACTTTGGACGTGCGACTCTCCATTCTCAGCGTCGGATCGAGAGAGTGCAATCCACGAACGCCATTTCGTGGCCAAAACGACTGAACAAACCGGATTGCCACGCGATTCCAGATTCAGACGTCAAATACGGTCGATTTCGAGGGGATGCGCGAGTAGACTCGTCAACTTATTTCCCCCGAATCGGCAAACCTTCTCCTGTCCGATTCGATCATTCCAACGATCGAAGTTTTTACGTCATCATCATTTTGAGAAAGGCGTCAGATCATTCATGCCGTTATCCGAACACGCCCGTGATCACACGCTCGATATTGCCGTGCTGGCAATTTACCTGGTTGCCGTGGTGGGTTACGGCTGCTGGTTTGCCTGGCGTACGAAGACGTCAGAACAATTCATGTCCGCCGGGCGATCGATTCCGGGCTGGGCCGTCGGACTCTCGATTTTCGGTTCGTACATCAGCAGCATTAGCTTCATGGCCAATCCAGGAAAGTCCTACAAAGACAACTGGAATGCCTTTGTGTTCGCGATTTCGATGCCGCTTGCCATCTGGTTGTCTGTCAAATACTTCGTGCCGTTCTATCGCCGAAGCGGTCACTTGTCGGCCTATGAACATTTCGAAGAACGATTTGGCGCCTGGGCTCGCACGTATGCTGTCGTCTGTTTCCTACTGACGCAACTTGCGCGGCTGGGAATGATTCTGTACATGCTGGCGCTGGCGTTCGAGCCGCTTGTCGGTATCGACGTCAAGACGATCATCATCGTCAGTGGAATTGCGATTACGCTTTATCCGTTCCTGGGTGGGACCGAGGGGGTCATCTGGACGGGGGTGGTGCAGTCGATCGTGCTTGTCGCGGGAGTCATTGTTTGCCTGATTGCGGTGATGCTGGAACTCCAGGGCGGGTTTGGCGAACTGTTCAAAGTGGCGATCGAGAACAACAAGTTCAGCCTTGGAAAGATCGCCTTCGCTGAGCCCAATGCCACGCTATCGCAGGTTTGGTACGCGAATATTTCACAGTCGACGTTCTGGGTCGTGCTGGTTATGGGGATGGTGACGCATCTGCAGAACTTTGGGATTGATCAGGCCTATATTCAGCGGTACGTGACGGCAAAATCCGATGCCGATGCGGGACGAAGTGTCTGGCTGGGCGGCTTGTGTTTCATTCCCCTGAGCGCGGCGTTCTTCTTCATTGGAACGGCCCTGTTCGTGCTGTATGTCCATCAGCGGCCTGGTGAGATTCCGGTCGGTACGAAGCCCGAGGGGGTTTTGCCTTATTTCATCGGACACGAACTTCCGCCCGGCGTGATGGGACTGGTGCTGGCCGCGGTATTCTCGGCGGCGATGGATTCGAATTTGAACTGCTGTGCGACGCTGTATCTGTGCGATATTCATCGCCGGTACCTGCGGCCGAATGCGTCAGAGCGCGAGTCGATGATGGCTTTGCACGCGTCGACGCTGGTGATGGGGGCGCTGAGTATCCTGACAGCGCTCGGGATCACGCAGATCAATTCTGCGGCGCTCGACATCTGGTGGAAACTGGTTGGGATTCTGAGCGGCGGGGTCTTGGGATTGTTCCTGCTGGGGGTCTTGTCACGGAGAGCGACGTCATTTCATGCGGCGATCGGCGTCATTTTTGGTGCGGTCGTGATCGTCTGGATGACATTCAGCCCGATCTGGAAAACGCGTCTCGAGGCCAATAATATGGCGTGGCTGGTGAGCCCCTTTCACGATAATCTGATTCTGGTGGTCGGAACATTAACGATTCTGCTGGTTGGTCTGGCCGTCAGTCGCTTTTCAGTTCGGCAAACTCGCGATGTTCGGATCAGTTCCGGTGAGAATCTTGAGACCATTCAAGAACCCGCGACTTGAGACTGACCGTCGGTCGATAAACTCAATACACGACGGTTGTTTCGTGTCCTGCGGCACCCGGCCGCGGACAAACGTCCGTCTGCCCCGATTCCTGCCTGCGTCAACATTCACTGGAGCCTGACTCAATGTCCCTGTTTCAAAAGCCGCTACGCGGCATTGTCCCGCCGATGGTCACTCCTTTGCTCAATCGCGACGAATTGGATCTCGCAGGTCTGGATCGACTGGTTGAACATCAGGTTAAAGCGGGAGTGGCTGGGTTATTCGTTCTTGGTACCACCGGCGAAGGGCCGAGCCTGAGCTATCGGCTGCGTTACGAACTGGTCGAACGCACGTGCGAGATCGTCGCCGGACGTGTTCCGGTTCTTGTCGGGATCACGGACACCTCGGTCGAAGAAGCGTTGGAATTGTCGCAATTCTCGAAGGGAGCTGGCGCCAATGCCGTCGTGGCCGCGCCGCCCTACTACTTTGGCTTGGGCCAAGCCGAAGTGCGCGAGTTTCTGCGCGATGTGGCGGACGAATCGGTCCTGCCGATGTTCGTGTACAACATGCCGTCGTGCGTGAAGTTGTCGCTGACTGTGGAGACGATTGAGCAACTGTCGGATCACAAGAATATTTGCGGCGTGAAAGACAGCGGGGGCGATATTGAGTGGTATCGTCAGTTGTTGAAACTTCGCAGCGTTCGCCCCGATTGGACGTTCTTGATCGGCCCCGAACACCTGATGGCGGAATCGGTATTAATGGGAGGGGACGGCGGCGTGAACGGCGGTGGGAACCTGTACCCACGCCTGTTCGTCAGCTTGTTCCAGGCTGCGGACCGCAAAGATCAGAAAGAGATCGATCGCCTGCAAGAAGAGCTGCTGCGTCTCGGCGAGCTGTACAACATTTGCGGTGCGGGGCCGGCGGGTTACCTGCGCGGTCTGAAGAGTGGTTTGGAAGCGGCCGGAATCTGCTCAGGCCGAGTCGCTCCGCCGTTCATCGAGATTGATGAAACGGAACGCACGCGTGTTGCGGCTCTAATCAAGACTTTAGGTCTTGCGCAGGCAGGCAAGGCGGCCAACGTCAAGTAGTCGTATTTTCAATACCTGCTTGCCCTCCGGTCTATCGTTTCCGATGGAGCGGAGGGCGGCGAGTGGTTTACCAGGATGAAAAACGGGGGTTGGGTAGCCGGGGCTGGACGAGCGAATACGCTGGAAGCCCCTGGGTTTCCGTAATGCTCTCGAACCCCGGCCACCCCCAATCTTCTTATGACAACGCCGCAGGTTCCGGCGCGGTGAGGACATGGCGACGCATCGAATTCACCTGCGCGGACCTTGGGACTATTCACTGCACGCGGCGGCAGTTGGCGTTGCGCCGGCGGTGACGAAAATCGGTACGGCGAACATGCCGCGTGAGTGGCGCGAGGTCTTCGAAGAAATTGGCGGAACGGCCGTCTTTCGCCGGAAGTTTCATCGCCCTACGAATCTGTCGCCGCAAGAACGTGTCGTGCTTGTCTGTACCGAAGTTCGCGGAGCAGGACGGGCGAGTTTGAACGAACATCCGCTCGGCGAATTCACGGCTGAAGGGAATGCCGTCGAATTTGACGTCACTGGCCGATTGAACTCGTTCAACGAATTCACCATTGAGATCGCGTTCGAACCCAGCCAGTTTCCGGCGCTTTCTGGTGGCCTGTATGGCGTCGTGGCGATCGAAATTCGCAGTGCTGACGAGTGACCTGTCATGGCGAAATCATCGGGTTGCCCGGGTTGAATGGCTTTGCCGAACCCCCGGGGCTTCCAGCGATTCGCTCGTCCAGCCCCGGGTACCCCACCCATCTTCTTCGAGCTCGAATCGATTTCGATCACTCGGTTGAGAACAGCGTTGCCTTGATGTACTCGCGGTTGAGCTGAGCGATGTTTGTCAGTTTGATTCCGGCCGGGCAAGCGGCTTCGCATTCGGCGGTGTTCGTACAGTTTCCGAACTTTTCGGCATCCATCGCGGCCACCATCTTTAGGACGCGCTTGCTACGTTCGCCTTGCCCCTGAGGGATATTGGCGAGGTGCGAGACTTTTGCAGAGACGAACAGCATGGCCGACGCGTTCTTGCAGGATGCGACGCAAGCGCCGCATCCGATGCATGCCGCCGCGTTCATGGCGTCCTGTTGCACATGATGTGGCACGAGAGTGGTATTCGCTTCGGGGGCATTACCCGTGTTGACAGACACATATCCACCCGACTGGATGATGCGATCGAAGGCAGAGCGGTTGACGACCAGGTCGCGAACGATGGGAAACGCCTTCGCTTGCCACGGTTCGATGACGATCGTGTCGCCGTCTTGGAAGCGGCGCATATGCAGTTGGCAGGTCGTCGTGGCCGAATCGGGGCCGTGTGCCTGGCCGTTGATCATGACGCCACAGGTGCCGCAGATTCCTTCCCGGCAGTCGTGGTCGAACGCGACGGGCTCTTCACCCTTCGCGATCAACTGCTCGTTGAGCACGTCGAGCATTTCGAGAAATGACATGTCGGGCGAGATGTTGCTGAGTGGGTAGGTCTTCAGCACTCCGGTGGCCGTTGGACCGGCCTGTCGCCAGATCTTGAGTGTCAGATTCATGTTTTTGGATGAAGAGTGGCTCATATTGGATTCGATCTCACTTATAGCTGCGGACGCCGAGTGGGGCATCGTTAAATGTCAAAGGTTCCTTGTGCAGAATGGAATCGGCACCGACGCCTTTGTATTCCCAGGCGGCCACATAGCTGAATTCATCATCGTTTCGCTGACACTCGCCTTCTTCCGTCTGGTGTTCTTCACGGAAGTGTCCACCGCACGACTCGTCCCGATGCAGCGCGTCTTGTGCGAGCAGTTCCGAGAATTCGAGGAAATCAGCAACTCGTCCGGCGTGTTCGAGGTTCTGGTTCAACGTTTCCCCGCTGCCGAGGACCTTCACGTCGTTCCAGAATTGATCGCGTAATTCCCGGATCGAATCGATCGCCGAGATCAGGCCTTGTTCAGTGCGGGCCATTCCGACGTTGTTCCACATGATCTTGCCGAGTGCGCGATGGAAGTGCTCGGCACTGGTCTTGCCATTCACGCTCAGGATGGCATCGGTCCGTGACTTGGCCGAGTCGAGAGCGGCCTTGAACTCGGGGCGATCAGTTGTCACCGGGGTGACTTTGCGGGTCGCAATATGATCGCCAACGGTATAGGGGATGACGAAGTAGCCATCGGCCAGGCCTTGCATCAGCGCGCTCGCGCCCAGGCGGTTCGCACCGTGGTCCGAGAAGTTGGCCTCACCCAGCACATACAGGCCCGGCAGGTTGCTTTGCAGGTTGTAATCAACCCACAGCCCACCCATGGTGTAGTGCACGGCCGGGTAGATTCGCATTGGCACTTTATACGGATTCTCGTCGGTGATCCGTTCGTACATGTGGAACAGATTACCGTACTTTTCACGAATGACAGATTCGCCGTATTGCTTGATCGCCTTGGAAAAATCCAGGTAGACCGACATCCCGGATGGACCGACGCCATAACCCGCATCACAGCGTTCTTTGGCTGCGCGCGATGACACATCGCGCGGGGCCAGGTTTCCATATGAGGGATAACGCCGTTCGAGATAGTAGTCGCGATCGTCTTCGGGGATCTGATCGGCCGAGCGGGTGTCGCCTTTTTTCTTAGGAACCCAGACGCGGCCGTCATTTCGCAGGCTCTCGCTCATCAAGGTCAATTTTGATTGATGATCGCCGCTGACAGGAATACAGGTCGGGTGAATTTGCGTGTAGCAGGGATTGGCGAAGTAGGCACCGCGCTTGTGACAGCGCCAGGCAGCCGTCACATTGCAGGTTTTGGCGTTTGTGGACAGATAGTACGCGTTCCCGTAGCCACCGGTGCAGAGCACGACGGCATCGCCCGCGAACGTTTCGTATTTGCCTGTGACCAGATCGCGCGTCACGATTCCGCGGGCGATCCCGTCGACGACGACAACATCGAGCATTTCGCGGCGTGCGAACAGCTTGATTCCGCCGCCATCCACCTGGCGCATCATGGCCTGATAAGCACCAAGCAACAATTGTTGACCAGTCTGGCCACCGCAGTAGAACGTGCGCGAGACCTGTGCACCACCGAACGAGCGATTGGCCAGTGTGCCGCCGTACTCGCGTGCGAAGGGCACCCCTTGAGCGACGCATTGATCGATGATCGAAGTGCTGAGCGTCGCCAGACGATAGACGTTCGATTCGCGGGCGCGCCATTCACCGCCTTTGAC from Schlesneria paludicola DSM 18645 carries:
- a CDS encoding serine/threonine protein kinase, which codes for MTKRMIGPFEVGDRIGVGGMGIVYRATYTKNGARVALKILSPDVSDSESLQRRFEREISILKKLQHPNIVRYYGGGKFGSQRFYAMELVEAGSVESYLKKKQRLPWEEALDIATQIAMALEHAHEAGVIHRDLKPANLLMSPGNVIKLTDFGIARDTTATALTAAGKTVGTYAYMAPEQIRGKPPVDKKTDLYALGCVLFEMIAGETPFTSENQGEMLMQHLQEDPPRITSLVPDCPLFLEELIFRLLEKDPADRVYDALALQGEIENVRTKVTEQRSMAAQTLATGTVGGRSQSAEELKSILGKKKKKKKKDNSPFYERIWFLALCLLLLLGVVAWQFMPPGEEQLMARADKLLLTEYTADWREAKTKYLQPLIERFPEGRYAEKAHQMMVDIDKKVLDKDMHSPRRLREGPANEQEKLFLAAEHFLKFGDRITALRQFRSITRLFKDKKDAQLYVLLAEDQINAIVKAGGADEDYISYINKKLKEADSLFKKGNTVDAEEIWTSVKNLYRDNEEVRPQVAYAVKRIERSDNPGNPPWLEPLEPADNSSNPQ
- a CDS encoding dihydrodipicolinate synthase family protein → MSLFQKPLRGIVPPMVTPLLNRDELDLAGLDRLVEHQVKAGVAGLFVLGTTGEGPSLSYRLRYELVERTCEIVAGRVPVLVGITDTSVEEALELSQFSKGAGANAVVAAPPYYFGLGQAEVREFLRDVADESVLPMFVYNMPSCVKLSLTVETIEQLSDHKNICGVKDSGGDIEWYRQLLKLRSVRPDWTFLIGPEHLMAESVLMGGDGGVNGGGNLYPRLFVSLFQAADRKDQKEIDRLQEELLRLGELYNICGAGPAGYLRGLKSGLEAAGICSGRVAPPFIEIDETERTRVAALIKTLGLAQAGKAANVK
- a CDS encoding sodium:solute symporter, whose product is MPLSEHARDHTLDIAVLAIYLVAVVGYGCWFAWRTKTSEQFMSAGRSIPGWAVGLSIFGSYISSISFMANPGKSYKDNWNAFVFAISMPLAIWLSVKYFVPFYRRSGHLSAYEHFEERFGAWARTYAVVCFLLTQLARLGMILYMLALAFEPLVGIDVKTIIIVSGIAITLYPFLGGTEGVIWTGVVQSIVLVAGVIVCLIAVMLELQGGFGELFKVAIENNKFSLGKIAFAEPNATLSQVWYANISQSTFWVVLVMGMVTHLQNFGIDQAYIQRYVTAKSDADAGRSVWLGGLCFIPLSAAFFFIGTALFVLYVHQRPGEIPVGTKPEGVLPYFIGHELPPGVMGLVLAAVFSAAMDSNLNCCATLYLCDIHRRYLRPNASERESMMALHASTLVMGALSILTALGITQINSAALDIWWKLVGILSGGVLGLFLLGVLSRRATSFHAAIGVIFGAVVIVWMTFSPIWKTRLEANNMAWLVSPFHDNLILVVGTLTILLVGLAVSRFSVRQTRDVRISSGENLETIQEPAT
- a CDS encoding fumarate reductase/succinate dehydrogenase flavoprotein subunit, with product MATVADTPLDGLCPTGAIANRWDQRKKDLKLVAPNNKRKYTIIVVGTGLAGGSAAASLAELGYNVLSFCIQDSPRRAHSIAAQGGINAAKNYQNDGDSIWRLFADTVKGGEWRARESNVYRLATLSTSIIDQCVAQGVPFAREYGGTLANRSFGGAQVSRTFYCGGQTGQQLLLGAYQAMMRQVDGGGIKLFARREMLDVVVVDGIARGIVTRDLVTGKYETFAGDAVVLCTGGYGNAYYLSTNAKTCNVTAAWRCHKRGAYFANPCYTQIHPTCIPVSGDHQSKLTLMSESLRNDGRVWVPKKKGDTRSADQIPEDDRDYYLERRYPSYGNLAPRDVSSRAAKERCDAGYGVGPSGMSVYLDFSKAIKQYGESVIREKYGNLFHMYERITDENPYKVPMRIYPAVHYTMGGLWVDYNLQSNLPGLYVLGEANFSDHGANRLGASALMQGLADGYFVIPYTVGDHIATRKVTPVTTDRPEFKAALDSAKSRTDAILSVNGKTSAEHFHRALGKIMWNNVGMARTEQGLISAIDSIRELRDQFWNDVKVLGSGETLNQNLEHAGRVADFLEFSELLAQDALHRDESCGGHFREEHQTEEGECQRNDDEFSYVAAWEYKGVGADSILHKEPLTFNDAPLGVRSYK
- a CDS encoding glycoside hydrolase family 2, whose translation is MATHRIHLRGPWDYSLHAAAVGVAPAVTKIGTANMPREWREVFEEIGGTAVFRRKFHRPTNLSPQERVVLVCTEVRGAGRASLNEHPLGEFTAEGNAVEFDVTGRLNSFNEFTIEIAFEPSQFPALSGGLYGVVAIEIRSADE
- a CDS encoding succinate dehydrogenase/fumarate reductase iron-sulfur subunit → MSHSSSKNMNLTLKIWRQAGPTATGVLKTYPLSNISPDMSFLEMLDVLNEQLIAKGEEPVAFDHDCREGICGTCGVMINGQAHGPDSATTTCQLHMRRFQDGDTIVIEPWQAKAFPIVRDLVVNRSAFDRIIQSGGYVSVNTGNAPEANTTLVPHHVQQDAMNAAACIGCGACVASCKNASAMLFVSAKVSHLANIPQGQGERSKRVLKMVAAMDAEKFGNCTNTAECEAACPAGIKLTNIAQLNREYIKATLFSTE